In Candidatus Thorarchaeota archaeon, the DNA window GTTCGTCGGTTGATATTTTGTAATATTCGTGTGCTATTAGATTTCTAAAGAATACCAGTTTCTTCGCGGCATTGTACATTTCATTTGTCATCAAGTGTTCCTGTAATAAAATTTCAAATATTTCTCTGTACGTTGAAGGGAAGCCAAGTTTCCGTGTTGTTATAATGGACTCACCTATCAATAAGAGCATTTACTGTCTGAAAACATTCCATTGCCAACGTATTGTACACAAGATAATCTGAAACGTTTCTATCTCGGAGCATTGATGCCTTATTATAATGTTTTTCAAATCGCAAAATGTTCTCTACAAGTTTCATGCTCCCACTCCCTCAGAGATTCGCCTATATAACCACGAGATCTCCAAGTAATTCCTAAGAACTTTCTTTTTAATCTCTAATAGATGTGTTTCATTTTTATTGAATATCTCAATGCCTTCTTTTAATACATTAAATTGAATATGAAGCGGAAGGCGATGAAAGAGAACTAAGTCAATTCTATCGGAATAAAGGCTGCCAATATCTGCTTCACTTTCAGAATCCGTTTTGTCTAAAATTACTGCAATATCAGTGTCCGAGAGTGGTTTTGCTTCTCCTTTTGCAACAGAACCGAAGAGGAAGACGGCAATTACATTTGGGTCATTTCTTAATGTGATCAAAATCTTTTCAATATCATTGTCCATTTCCATCATCCTGTGTATCGACGCTACCACCAAAATACTGTCATATTTCATGCTTTAGTTGGAGTTGCACCATTTATCGCTTATACACATAAACTATTACTTTCCATCTATTAAAAACGTGTGTGTATAACGTGATGTATTCAGATATTGAATGGTTGCTTTTTATTTTATCTTTCTTAGAAAGTGCAAGACTGTGATAAAACGGGCGAATATCATCATTACAAATTATGAATCAAGTTCCGTCATTACATGATGTGAACTTGCTTGTATCAGAGGTCTACGATAATCGCTCTAAATCGATTGTATCATCTTACGGACATCGAGCCATTTGTCTTCTACAACGAAGATCTCTCTCAGGTTCTCGTCTTCACGACGTCTCAGATATTTGGTGATGATTGCACCACCTGTTCCTAAAATCGTGAAATATGCAAGAATGAGAATCCCGCCCGGAACCGTCCATACAGCCTCCATACCATATGTTTTCCACAGTGACACTGCCCAAGGACTAAGCCACGACCAGATTAATTGGCCAAAGAACATAGATGCAAGTCCCCAAACGAAAAGAATCCTCTTTCGAGTGCGGATAAATGTCCGATAGTAATCAATAGTCTCTTCTGGAATGGAGAGTCTTTCTTGGACATGTGGAATGACCTGCTTCTCGATACAGTATACGGGATAGATCCAATAATGCCAGAATCCCATTATTACAGCCATGATCGGTACTGAGATCCCAGTATACTCCAACCAAGCAAGGAACCCCATACTTGTATAGATAATTGCGCTCTGAACTATGCTGAACAAAAAAAGGCAAATGCTACAATAGCTTCAGGATAGTTCCAACAAGTCTGATAGAACTCTTCGTCTTCCTCAGCCATTTGTATTCCTCTCATTAAAATGAAGTTCGTATTTAATATTTTATAGATATAATTTGTATCCGATAATATACTAACATGAACTTTATTTCTCGTTTGCATGGGATAAGGTATTCTATAATTTTAACTGCTTTCGTTGAATTGCCCGTTTGAAATGGCCGTGATCAATTCCATCAATCGTTCCCTTGTAAAGTTCTTCGGATGAAGATAGTAATCCGTCGTAGTGGTTGGGAGTCTGATGAGTTCGGAGTTAGTGGTAATGATCGCTCCCTCTGGCGTCGGGATTGCGAACTGCCCTTTTCTTCGATGGACTTTGTACCCCGCCAGTTTGCGATAACCGAGTTTGAGGAAATTTTTGGGAACAATAATCTTTTCTGAAGTCTGCGCGTTTATTCGATCATCTCGCACAAAGTACAGACTTCCTATTGTGGTGGGTACCGCGAAGATGATCACATCTGCAACTCGGGTGACCGCATACTCTTTGGTGATGACTGGTTCTTGGTTGATAGTTTTTAATATTCTTATTTGTAAGAAATACGATTCAATTTTTGCTGAGCCTTCGGCCTGAAAGCCGCCGATGAGGGCCAGTAAGGTTCCTATGATAACTGACACCAAGTATAGTATATTCGAAAAAACAAGTTCCATAAGCAAAATTGGGACTGTCAAAATTACCCCTATGACAATTAATCCTGCACCTCTCCTCCAAGCCTGCTTTGATTGTTTTCTAAGAGCCGCCAACAACTCTTCTTCTTCATTTGAGGATGTTACTGATTCTTCCATCTCTTTCCTCTCTCCAATCTCCTCGGGATCAAAGTTCCTAAACTCAAGTACAGATAAACACGAATCGGTTGTAAATTTTGCTGCAACGGATTCCGTTCTGGTGATCATGCCTCTGCTATGTGATCCTCTTGAATTGCCATGACCAGTCGGAGTAATTGCTCTTGTGAAAAGTCCCGAGGATGTAAACAGAATTGTTTCATAATGCTCGGAAGTACATAGATCACGCTATCGACTGTGTAAATGTGTTTGTCCGGTGTTGGGACCGAATAGCGTCCTTCACACCGATATACCTTAAAATCGGCGAGAGTCTTTTTCAGGCAGTCTCTGAAGATAGTTGGGACATTGATCGTGTGCGCGACCTGTGCATTCAGCAGTTCTAATTTTGCAAAATATATTCTTCCCGTCCTCGGTGTGGTAAATGCGATCACATCTTCAAATCTGATGACTGCATACGTATCAGTGATGAGCGGGTTGGGTTCTATCTTTTTCAGTTGGTCAATCAATATACGATATGACTTGATCAATGAGGCTCTAGCTATTAGGATCACTCCTGCTATGGATGCCAGTAAAAACCATGTAGTGAGGAGCTGGAACCAATAGCTCGTATAGCGAAATACCGACGGAATCAGCAATAATACGAGTAAGGGATCAATCCACGAAAACAAGACGACAATCCCGATCGCTAAACTGTGTTTCTGTGCTCTGAGTAACCTGTACTCAAAATATTCTGTTGAACCCACCATTTGTGACACTTAGCCCGCCTCTCTAACTTCCCATGTTGAAGTGATCACGTCAATCGCATTATAGGCTTTCAATGAAAGCAATGCTTTAAATTTATGCGCAAATATTATTCTTTTATTATTCCGTGCCAACTCTGAAAGAAATTGTGACTTTCCGCTTTATCGGAATTTTAATCTCTCAATAACGATCTGCATTGAGCGAAGGATCATGGGGAGCGGCATTGAAGGTATCGTTGTGGTATGTTTCTCAATTATCTGCTCAGGTAGTGGTGGTACATGTATGAACCCTACTTGTGCTGTGAGTTGGTCCATTGCACGCCAATGCATGAGATTGTAAAAGAGCCAGTTGCAGCCATAGGTCCCTGCATGATAGCTGACCTCTGCAGGGATTCCTTCATCTCTTAGTGACTTGGCAAGATATGCAACATCGAGATCCGTAAAATATGCAGGAGGGCCCTCTTTTTCAATTAGGTCGGATTCTGGAATGTTTTCGTAGTTATCTCCACGCATTGTGTTAAGCGCATTGACTGCTATCTTTTCGAAGGTGATCGCTCCGCGATTTGCTTGGCCACATGCGATCACTACTGACGGCTTATGCTGATTGATTGCATCTCTGACTTCATCAAGAGCCCGCGTATAGTCGAGATGTAGAACCTTGCCGACAATTTTGAATTGACCCACCGTTGTGTCGTCCATTGCCTTTGCAAGTTCGGCAGAGGGATTGAGAGACGATCCGTCAAAAGGCTCGAATCCTGTGAGCAGGAGTGTTTTGGTCATGGGTCAGCACCGTCTAGAACGTGGGACTGATGCTACTTGAATATGGTGGCTCTTACGAGACCCCCAGTGAACCTATGATGAACCAGA includes these proteins:
- a CDS encoding DUF86 domain-containing protein — its product is MLLLIGESIITTRKLGFPSTYREIFEILLQEHLMTNEMYNAAKKLVFFRNLIAHEYYKISTDELLEMISLLEIVYDFVRQAKSEIK
- a CDS encoding nucleotidyltransferase domain-containing protein — translated: MDNDIEKILITLRNDPNVIAVFLFGSVAKGEAKPLSDTDIAVILDKTDSESEADIGSLYSDRIDLVLFHRLPLHIQFNVLKEGIEIFNKNETHLLEIKKKVLRNYLEISWLYRRISEGVGA
- a CDS encoding pyroglutamyl-peptidase I, giving the protein MTKTLLLTGFEPFDGSSLNPSAELAKAMDDTTVGQFKIVGKVLHLDYTRALDEVRDAINQHKPSVVIACGQANRGAITFEKIAVNALNTMRGDNYENIPESDLIEKEGPPAYFTDLDVAYLAKSLRDEGIPAEVSYHAGTYGCNWLFYNLMHWRAMDQLTAQVGFIHVPPLPEQIIEKHTTTIPSMPLPMILRSMQIVIERLKFR